The Streptomyces cynarae genome contains a region encoding:
- a CDS encoding class I SAM-dependent methyltransferase, producing the protein MTPPRQAGRKSTTREPIIQEPEQFEPEATRRAAGVTESSRANRGWWDRNADEYQIEHGTFLGDDRFVWGPEGLDEVEAELLGPPEDLKGKDVLEIGAGAAQCSRWLAGHGARPVALDLSHRQLQHALRIGAGFPLVQADACVLPFRDASFDLACSAYGALPFVADPRLVLREVHRVLRPGGRFVFSATHPIRWAFPDEPGPEGLAVSASYFDRTPYVEQDDEGRAVYVEHHRTLGDRVRDIVTSGFRLVDLVEPEWPAWNTSEWGGWSPLRGALIPGTAIFVCERD; encoded by the coding sequence GTGACACCGCCGCGTCAGGCTGGACGGAAGAGTACGACGAGGGAGCCCATCATCCAAGAGCCCGAACAGTTCGAACCTGAAGCCACCCGACGCGCGGCGGGTGTCACGGAGAGTTCCCGGGCCAACCGGGGCTGGTGGGACAGGAACGCGGACGAGTACCAGATCGAGCACGGCACCTTCCTCGGCGACGACCGCTTCGTATGGGGGCCCGAGGGCCTGGACGAGGTCGAGGCCGAGCTGCTGGGCCCGCCCGAGGACCTGAAGGGCAAGGACGTCCTGGAGATCGGCGCCGGCGCGGCGCAGTGCTCCCGCTGGCTCGCCGGGCACGGCGCCCGCCCTGTGGCCCTCGACCTCTCCCACCGCCAGCTCCAGCACGCCCTGCGCATCGGCGCCGGCTTCCCCTTGGTGCAGGCGGACGCCTGCGTGCTGCCCTTCCGGGACGCCTCCTTCGACCTGGCGTGCTCGGCGTACGGGGCGTTGCCCTTCGTGGCGGACCCGCGGCTGGTGCTGCGCGAGGTGCACCGGGTGCTGCGCCCCGGCGGCCGTTTCGTGTTCTCGGCGACCCATCCGATCCGCTGGGCGTTCCCGGACGAGCCGGGACCGGAGGGCCTCGCGGTCTCGGCCTCGTACTTCGACCGCACGCCGTACGTGGAGCAGGACGACGAGGGCCGGGCGGTGTACGTCGAGCACCACCGCACGCTAGGCGACCGGGTGCGGGACATCGTGACGTCCGGCTTCCGGCTCGTCGACCTGGTCGAGCCGGAGTGGCCGGCCTGGAACACGTCCGAGTGGGGCGGGTGGTCGCCGCTGCGCGGCGCGCTGATCCCGGGGACGGCGATCTTCGTGTGCGAACGGGACTGA
- a CDS encoding DUF3068 domain-containing protein, with amino-acid sequence MRRKAGLVLLAFAVFFTALSPLLRWYAFPRLAKVPANQYQTMVLEAKNATLLDYGTMTSRTVPEVIIVQTLRGNVEAADKIEKTAGRDVVVWDGLSYVQGPDGAMVSRIPERYIFDAHSQEPVHATGEMVDGDPVHRDGIEFKWPFLTQKRDYEYFDAQARVTRPIHYRGTRTFRGVKVYCFEQTIPWTKVPFPKIMPVKGITPESVAKTGTTRWYTTVRKFWVEPLTGAPVYGEEIHKEELRGGTLLGGRDRVTVFAGHVKMREDYLASTVALVEHNRLMILLLTSSLPWGFLILGAALLSLSLYLEARGRRPDDPEPTAVEEPEPVTA; translated from the coding sequence ATGCGCCGCAAGGCCGGCCTGGTCCTGCTCGCCTTCGCCGTGTTCTTCACGGCGCTGTCCCCACTGCTGCGCTGGTACGCGTTCCCACGCCTGGCCAAGGTCCCCGCGAACCAGTACCAGACCATGGTCCTCGAGGCGAAGAACGCCACCCTCCTCGACTACGGCACCATGACGTCCCGCACGGTCCCCGAGGTCATCATCGTGCAGACCCTCAGAGGGAACGTGGAGGCCGCTGACAAGATCGAGAAGACCGCGGGCCGGGACGTGGTCGTGTGGGACGGCCTGTCCTATGTGCAGGGACCCGACGGCGCCATGGTGTCCCGCATCCCGGAGCGGTACATCTTCGACGCCCACAGCCAGGAACCCGTCCACGCCACCGGCGAGATGGTCGACGGCGACCCCGTCCACCGTGACGGCATCGAGTTCAAATGGCCCTTCCTGACCCAGAAGCGGGACTACGAATACTTCGACGCGCAAGCCCGCGTCACCCGCCCCATCCACTACAGGGGCACGCGGACCTTCCGGGGCGTCAAGGTCTACTGCTTCGAACAGACGATCCCGTGGACCAAGGTCCCCTTCCCCAAGATCATGCCCGTCAAGGGCATCACCCCCGAGTCGGTCGCGAAGACCGGCACGACCCGCTGGTACACGACGGTCCGCAAGTTCTGGGTAGAACCCCTGACCGGCGCGCCCGTCTACGGCGAGGAGATCCACAAGGAGGAACTGCGGGGCGGCACGCTCCTCGGGGGACGTGACAGGGTCACGGTTTTCGCGGGGCATGTGAAGATGCGCGAGGACTACCTCGCCTCGACGGTCGCCCTGGTCGAGCACAACCGCCTAATGATCCTGCTGCTGACGTCCTCCCTGCCGTGGGGCTTCCTGATCCTCGGCGCCGCCCTTCTGTCGCTGTCCCTCTACCTGGAGGCGCGCGGCCGCCGCCCGGACGACCCGGAGCCCACCGCGGTCGAGGAGCCCGAGCCGGTCACCGCCTGA
- a CDS encoding SPW_0924 family protein, with protein MRALIAAAIGLAAAFALVFGLTALGSPSGTTSPKPLLTTVPSHP; from the coding sequence ATGCGCGCCCTCATCGCCGCCGCGATCGGCCTGGCGGCGGCGTTCGCCCTGGTGTTCGGCCTTACGGCCCTGGGTTCGCCGTCCGGCACGACGTCCCCGAAACCACTGCTGACGACGGTCCCCAGCCATCCGTGA
- a CDS encoding lytic transglycosylase domain-containing protein, whose product MAARFGRRLRKGAATTALAAAAVAALAASQAPGVTSDDQGRQATGAQSTPETTGNTSGGDTATGNGGYYTDLPPLKSPTESPDPSATPTTGPSGTGQGGIPATVLDAYKKAAAELQSSKPGCNLPWQLLAAIGQVESGQAEGGRVDADGTTYTKILGPVLNGNGFASIKDTDNGAYDGDSTYDRAVGPMQFIPSTWAWAGRDGNGDGVKDPNNVYDAALAAAHYLCRADRDLSVQADMNAAILSYNNSQDYLNTVLSWYEFYRKGTHSIPDGTGTLPSHRSDRNSGASPDPKPGKTSKPGSSEPAGGTTGPTPTPPSPSKPTTPKPTPPAPTPTDTVDHLADGGTGQLSAKTGDTFDRKVVVKAVTKAGKAVPKVRVRFAIMDDTDTTFTGGETVATVVTDSSGKATAPALVAGQKTGGFRVRALVVGRMVAGLDYSATVVERQADTLVRTSDTELTCTPGGEFADQVEVKATYKGAVADGVAATATLVKSADDLTENDKGPYFKDASGKTVRTLTGLKTDADGLLKLPKLYADDTTGTFLLRITTAGGATLTVELKVAAADSSPSPSPSPSPSPSPSS is encoded by the coding sequence ATGGCGGCGCGTTTCGGCAGGAGGCTGCGCAAGGGGGCGGCAACCACCGCTTTGGCCGCGGCCGCGGTCGCGGCTCTGGCGGCATCCCAGGCTCCGGGAGTCACCAGCGACGACCAGGGCAGACAGGCCACCGGCGCGCAGTCCACGCCCGAGACGACCGGCAACACGAGCGGCGGCGACACCGCCACCGGCAACGGCGGCTACTACACCGACCTGCCCCCGCTCAAGAGCCCCACCGAGTCGCCCGACCCCAGCGCCACGCCCACCACGGGCCCTTCCGGCACAGGGCAGGGCGGCATACCCGCCACGGTCCTCGACGCCTACAAGAAGGCCGCGGCGGAACTCCAGAGCTCCAAGCCCGGCTGCAATCTGCCGTGGCAACTCCTCGCCGCCATCGGCCAGGTGGAGTCAGGCCAGGCCGAGGGCGGCCGGGTCGACGCGGACGGCACCACGTACACGAAGATCCTCGGCCCGGTCCTGAACGGCAACGGCTTCGCCAGCATCAAGGACACCGACAACGGCGCCTACGACGGCGACAGCACCTATGACCGTGCGGTCGGGCCCATGCAGTTCATCCCGTCCACCTGGGCCTGGGCGGGCCGCGACGGCAACGGCGACGGCGTCAAGGACCCCAACAACGTCTACGACGCCGCTCTGGCCGCCGCGCACTACCTGTGCCGCGCGGACCGTGACCTGTCGGTGCAGGCCGACATGAACGCCGCGATACTCAGCTACAACAACTCGCAGGACTACCTGAACACCGTTCTGTCCTGGTACGAGTTCTACCGCAAGGGCACCCACTCGATCCCGGACGGCACCGGCACCCTGCCCTCGCACCGCAGCGACCGGAACTCCGGCGCGAGCCCCGACCCGAAGCCGGGGAAGACGAGCAAGCCCGGCAGCTCCGAGCCCGCCGGCGGCACCACCGGCCCCACCCCCACCCCGCCGTCGCCGAGCAAGCCCACCACCCCGAAGCCGACTCCGCCCGCCCCCACCCCCACCGACACGGTGGACCACCTGGCCGACGGCGGCACCGGGCAGCTCTCCGCGAAGACGGGCGACACCTTCGACCGGAAGGTCGTGGTGAAGGCCGTCACGAAGGCCGGCAAGGCCGTGCCGAAGGTCCGCGTGCGCTTCGCGATCATGGATGACACGGACACCACCTTCACCGGTGGGGAGACCGTCGCGACCGTCGTCACCGACAGCTCGGGCAAGGCCACCGCGCCCGCGCTCGTCGCCGGCCAGAAGACCGGCGGTTTCAGGGTCCGCGCCCTGGTCGTGGGCCGCATGGTCGCCGGTCTCGACTACTCGGCCACCGTTGTCGAACGCCAGGCCGACACCCTCGTCCGCACCAGCGACACCGAGCTGACCTGCACACCGGGCGGTGAGTTCGCGGACCAGGTCGAGGTGAAGGCCACGTACAAGGGCGCCGTCGCGGACGGTGTCGCGGCCACGGCGACGCTCGTCAAGTCGGCCGACGACCTGACCGAGAACGACAAGGGCCCCTACTTCAAGGACGCGAGCGGCAAGACCGTACGCACGCTCACAGGCCTCAAGACCGACGCCGACGGCCTGCTGAAGCTGCCGAAGCTGTACGCCGACGACACGACCGGCACATTCCTGCTCCGCATCACCACGGCGGGCGGGGCCACCCTGACGGTCGAACTGAAGGTCGCGGCGGCCGACTCGTCCCCCAGCCCCAGCCCGAGCCCGAGTCCGAGTCCGAGCCCCAGCTCGTAA
- a CDS encoding DUF4184 family protein → MPFTLSHAAAVLPAVRADGSGRGRLVPAVLVAGSFAPDMTYFAASVVSGGMEFGTVTHSFTGVFTVDVLIAWALVGLWLVLREPLVALLPPTVQGRVAALVRCGTPLRKVSFALLARWYVSAVLGALTHVVWDAFTHIGRWGVQVLPWLARPTAGAPRYTYLQYGSSAVAAVMIAVFVAVALRRASAGSSAVSALPVLSWADRWLATAVIGGCAAAGAVQRASRWWAYWGAHAKPWEVIPPTCFGAGAGLAVGMALYVTGVRALRRTTRDRRGTDREPARPASR, encoded by the coding sequence GTGCCGTTCACCCTCAGCCATGCCGCGGCCGTCCTGCCGGCCGTGCGCGCGGACGGGTCCGGACGCGGGCGGCTGGTACCCGCCGTTCTCGTCGCGGGATCGTTCGCGCCCGACATGACCTACTTCGCGGCGAGCGTGGTGTCCGGGGGCATGGAGTTCGGTACGGTCACGCACTCCTTCACAGGGGTGTTCACCGTCGATGTGCTCATCGCTTGGGCACTGGTGGGGTTGTGGCTGGTACTGCGGGAGCCGTTGGTGGCGCTGCTGCCGCCGACGGTGCAGGGGCGGGTGGCGGCGCTGGTGCGCTGCGGTACACCGCTGCGCAAGGTCTCGTTCGCACTCCTGGCGCGGTGGTACGTCTCCGCGGTGCTGGGTGCGCTGACGCACGTGGTGTGGGACGCGTTCACACACATCGGCCGGTGGGGGGTACAGGTGTTGCCCTGGCTTGCGCGGCCGACGGCGGGTGCGCCGCGGTACACGTATCTGCAGTACGGGAGTTCGGCCGTGGCGGCCGTCATGATCGCCGTGTTCGTGGCGGTCGCGCTGCGGCGGGCGTCCGCCGGTTCGTCGGCGGTGTCGGCGCTGCCGGTGCTGTCGTGGGCGGACCGGTGGCTGGCTACGGCGGTGATCGGCGGGTGCGCGGCGGCGGGGGCGGTGCAGCGGGCGTCGCGGTGGTGGGCCTACTGGGGAGCCCACGCGAAACCGTGGGAGGTGATCCCGCCGACGTGCTTCGGCGCGGGCGCGGGCCTCGCGGTGGGGATGGCGCTGTATGTGACGGGCGTCAGGGCCCTGCGGCGCACGACCAGGGACCGCCGGGGCACCGATCGGGAACCGGCTCGACCGGCGTCACGCTGA